The Carnobacterium divergens nucleotide sequence AAAAATGGCATACAGCCAGCCAATATTAACATCGCCAAAGAATGGTAGGTATAATAACGTATCTAACCCTTCTAGTCGATAAATAGCAAAAAATATAATGCCGCCAATAATTTGTCCGATTAATTTTTGCTTAGAGGTCAACCCAAGATTTCTTTTTTTAAATACTTTAATAAAATCATCCAGGAAGCCTAAAATTCCATATAAAACTAAAATAAACATAAGCAAGCCTAATGATATCGTTAAGGATTTTTGCCAAATGCCTACCCAACTACTTGTAATAACGATGGCGATTAGAAAGACTAGCCCTCCCATGGTGGGCGTTCCAGTTTTCACTTCGTGCCATTTAGGGCCGTCTTCTCTTGTAGTTTGTCCTAATTGTTTCATTCTAAAATAACCAATAAATATTGGCATCGCCATAATTGTCAGTGCAAACCCACTGACAACTGGCATTAACATTTCTGTCCAATGCATGTTTAACCGCTCCTAATTTTCAGTGACAACCATCACTTTTTTAAAGATTCTTTGTTAGCCTTTATGAAATTTCAAAATAGCCTTTTCGGCTTCTTCAACGTCATCAAAATGGTGTTTCGTTGTCCCAATAATTTGGTAATCTTCATGCCCTTTTCCGGCAATCATTACTACATCATTGGGTTTTGCTTGTTGAATAGCCGCTTCTATTGCTTCACGACGATCTACCAGCAGCTGGTACTCTTCTTCTACAAGTTCACTGACTACATCTTTTAAAATTTCAGCTGGATCTTCTGTGCGAGGATTGTCTGAAGTAAAGATAACATGATCTGCGTAGTCCATTGCTACTCGGGCCATTTTTGGGCGTTTCGTTTTATCACGATCGCCTCCACAGCCAACAACACAATAAACTTCTCCTACTTTAAACTCATTAACTGTCTTCAGCACATTTAGTAAGCCATCCGGAGTATGCGCGTAATCGACAATTACAGCAAAATCTTGGTTCCCTTTAACAAGCTCGAAACGCCCACGAACCCCACGAACGGATTCCAGTGATTGAATAATACTTGAAAGTTTCAACCCTGCTGCAAAAGCTGCTGCCATTGCTCCTAAAACGTTTAAAACATTAAATTTGCCAACTAATTGTAAGGATACTGGGTAAACTGAACCTTGAAAATTCAGGTCAAAGCTTGTTCCTCGATTGGTAATTTGAATATTGGTCGCTTTAAAATCTGCATCTGATTCGATGCCATAACTAATGACTGGTGCAGCCGTCATAGAAACATAGCTTCTGCCAACTGGGTCATCTGTATTTAAAACAGCAAATTTAGGACGGTCTTTTTGATACGTATTGCCTAGTTGTGAAAACAATAGGCTTTTGGCATGGGCATACTCTGCCATTGTGTGATGAAATTCTAAATGATCTTGGCTTAAATTAG carries:
- a CDS encoding UDP-N-acetylmuramoyl-L-alanyl-D-glutamate--2,6-diaminopimelate ligase, whose translation is MNAIDLVANLTLKTVEKEIPKELEIMNLTQDNREITAGSLFICIKGALFNGHEFAKEAVEKGAVLIVASEPIDVSVPVVYVANTMRAMAILADAFYEHPSNELRLIGVTGTNGKTTITHLIDQIFRDHHEVTGVIGTMYRRIGDEIFETKNTTPDSLTLQKTFREMRKKNVTTCAMEVSSHSLVQGRVWGTHFDIAVFTNLSQDHLEFHHTMAEYAHAKSLLFSQLGNTYQKDRPKFAVLNTDDPVGRSYVSMTAAPVISYGIESDADFKATNIQITNRGTSFDLNFQGSVYPVSLQLVGKFNVLNVLGAMAAAFAAGLKLSSIIQSLESVRGVRGRFELVKGNQDFAVIVDYAHTPDGLLNVLKTVNEFKVGEVYCVVGCGGDRDKTKRPKMARVAMDYADHVIFTSDNPRTEDPAEILKDVVSELVEEEYQLLVDRREAIEAAIQQAKPNDVVMIAGKGHEDYQIIGTTKHHFDDVEEAEKAILKFHKG